The nucleotide window TGATATATGCAAGAAACTGTTAGGCTTGTCCTTCGCTTGGATAACCGCCTCTTTGTAAGACATGACATCATAAGGTGGCGCAGCCACCTCCAATGCCTTACCTCGTGACGGACGTAGCCCTTTAAACGGGCGAATTAAAGTCATGCACAAAAACCTCAAGATGATAATGACAAATAAAAAGGGCGAACCGAAATGAATCGGATCGCCCCTGGGTAGAGATGCTTAAGATAAATGTTTACTTACAAGCTTAGTCATTTCAAACATTGACACTTGTTTTTTACCACCAAATATTGGCAATAAATTACTGTCCGCATTTATATTCCTCCTGTTTTTTGCATCCTGGAGGTCATGCTTCTTGATGTAGGTCCATATCTTCTTAGTGACCTCAGTGCGCGGGAGTGGCGTCGCACCTACAACAGCAGCGAGTACTGCGCTAGGTCTCATTGGCTTCATGAAAGCTGGATTAGGTTTTCTTTTTACAGCTGATTTTTTCTTCGCCGGTGCTTTTTTAGCCGCAGGCTTTTTAGCCGGCGCTTTTTTTGCTGGTGCTTTTTTAGCCGCAGGCTTTTTAGCCGCAGGCTTTTTCTTCATCGGTGCTTTTTTAGCCGCAGGCTTTTTAGCCGCAGGCTTTTTCTTCATCGGTGCTTTTTTTGCCGGTTTCTTTTTAGCAACTGCCATCTTTAAGTCTCCTGTTTTTATCCCATAAATTGAGGAATATCAGTGTCAAAATTGGAACGCCAGTGCCGTCTCCGGCATGCGATTGAAAGAATGCACAGCGTTAGGTACATTGTCAACACTTTTTATAGATAAAACTATAAATCTTTTCTTCAAAAAGGGAGCTTTTGGATGTATTGCATAATTTAGGGATCCTCTTCGTCGAAGCACAAAATGTATTTCTAGATAGTTTAGTATTGATCGCGTTAATTTAAAGTTAACAACATCGCATTCCGATCGTGAGATTACGGGTGAAGTACTTAATGTTTTGAGTTTAAAAATGATGGAGTAGTTATGGGTATACGCATCGGATCAGGTTCGGCTTGGTGGGGAGACAGAATTTCACCAGCACAAAATAATGCAGACAAGGGGCGGTTAGACTACCTGTGTTTTGAGACAATGGCTGAGGCAACAGTTTCTGCAGCACAAGTTAGAAAACGGAGAGATCCATCATTTCCCGGTTACGACACCTGGTTAGATGACCGAATGCAAGCCGTTCTACCCGGCTGCCTAAAACAAGGCACAAAAATCATTACAAACCAAGGGTGGATCAATCCCAATGGAGCCGCCGAGCGCATCGTTTATTGGCTACAAACCCTTGGATTTCGGGGTATTAAGGTGGCT belongs to Pseudomonadota bacterium and includes:
- a CDS encoding SWIB/MDM2 domain-containing protein, whose protein sequence is MAVAKKKPAKKAPMKKKPAAKKPAAKKAPMKKKPAAKKPAAKKAPAKKAPAKKPAAKKAPAKKKSAVKRKPNPAFMKPMRPSAVLAAVVGATPLPRTEVTKKIWTYIKKHDLQDAKNRRNINADSNLLPIFGGKKQVSMFEMTKLVSKHLS